The following coding sequences lie in one Mycobacterium sp. DL440 genomic window:
- the rpmC gene encoding 50S ribosomal protein L29 → MAVGTTPGELRELSDTELTAKLRESKEELFNLRFQMATGQLANNRRLRIVRQEIARVYTVLRERELGLASGPVGEDS, encoded by the coding sequence ATGGCAGTGGGAACTACGCCTGGTGAGCTGCGTGAACTGTCCGACACCGAGTTGACGGCAAAGCTGCGCGAGTCGAAGGAAGAGCTGTTCAACCTGCGCTTCCAGATGGCGACCGGTCAGCTGGCCAACAACCGTCGGCTGCGCATTGTGCGCCAGGAGATTGCACGGGTCTACACCGTGCTGCGTGAACGTGAGTTGGGTCTGGCTTCCGGGCCCGTTGGTGAGGATTCGTAA
- the rpsQ gene encoding 30S ribosomal protein S17, producing MAETKGPKHTPATEKPRGRRKTAIGYVVSDKMQKTIVVELEDRKSHPLYGKIIRTTKKVKAHDENGDAGIGDRVSLMETRPTSATKRWRLVEVLEKAK from the coding sequence ATGGCAGAAACCAAGGGCCCCAAGCACACCCCGGCCACCGAGAAGCCGCGTGGCCGTCGTAAGACCGCCATCGGCTACGTGGTGAGCGACAAGATGCAGAAGACCATCGTGGTCGAGCTGGAAGATCGTAAGAGCCACCCGCTCTACGGCAAGATCATCCGGACCACCAAGAAGGTCAAGGCGCACGACGAGAACGGCGACGCCGGTATCGGCGACCGCGTCTCGTTGATGGAGACCCGTCCGACGTCGGCCACCAAGCGCTGGCGTCTGGTCGAGGTGCTCGAAAAGGCCAAGTAG
- a CDS encoding anti-sigma factor: MAAAAALVVAAGGFGAGLVLRPVSAPTTAEQVLSADDVRTATGQLSAGGTATFVYSRDEGTGVLVMNNAIPPPEGMAYQMWLMTDQGPESAGMMETMAPSTTAMVHDLGDSTALAFTMEPDGGSPQPTGEMVARLSLT, translated from the coding sequence GTGGCCGCCGCCGCGGCCCTGGTCGTCGCCGCGGGCGGCTTCGGCGCGGGGTTGGTGCTGCGCCCGGTGAGTGCGCCGACCACCGCCGAGCAGGTGCTCTCGGCCGACGATGTCCGCACGGCGACCGGCCAACTCAGTGCCGGTGGTACCGCGACGTTCGTGTACTCCCGCGATGAGGGGACCGGCGTGCTGGTGATGAACAACGCCATCCCCCCTCCGGAAGGCATGGCCTACCAGATGTGGCTCATGACCGACCAAGGGCCGGAGTCGGCAGGGATGATGGAAACCATGGCGCCGTCGACTACGGCCATGGTCCACGATCTGGGGGATTCGACCGCGTTGGCGTTCACCATGGAACCCGACGGCGGGTCACCCCAGCCGACGGGGGAGATGGTGGCCCGGCTTTCGCTGACGTGA
- a CDS encoding NUDIX domain-containing protein: protein MADEQVAVYDAEGNVTGTASRSRVYAEGLWHASSGVLLRSTDGARIYVHRRTTTKAVFAGMHDCLAGGVVDPGETSRQTATRELAEELGVTDVPLRPLASAAWDGQWAGKPMRCHLFAFEARWDGPIRHQPEEVADGWWWTDDELARHVADPDWPFVPDTRVLMPQLLMSTPLS from the coding sequence GTGGCTGATGAACAGGTGGCGGTGTACGACGCTGAAGGCAACGTCACCGGAACCGCTTCCCGCTCCCGCGTCTACGCCGAGGGGTTGTGGCATGCCAGTTCCGGCGTGCTGTTGCGTTCCACCGACGGCGCCCGCATCTACGTGCACCGCCGCACCACCACGAAAGCGGTGTTCGCCGGGATGCACGACTGTTTGGCCGGCGGCGTCGTCGACCCGGGGGAGACGTCGCGGCAGACCGCAACCCGGGAACTCGCCGAGGAACTCGGCGTCACCGATGTGCCGTTGAGGCCGTTGGCCTCGGCGGCCTGGGATGGGCAGTGGGCAGGAAAGCCGATGCGGTGTCACCTGTTCGCGTTCGAGGCGCGCTGGGACGGACCGATCCGTCACCAGCCCGAGGAGGTTGCCGACGGGTGGTGGTGGACTGACGACGAACTCGCTCGGCACGTGGCCGACCCGGACTGGCCGTTCGTGCCCGACACCCGGGTGTTGATGCCGCAACTCCTTATGTCAACACCCTTGAGCTAG
- a CDS encoding FAD-binding oxidoreductase: MQTVFERTIPASGLIERSLATTVLQPFWLDDAPAQPGHPVLTRASSRYDLVVVGGGYTGLWSAVLAKQRDPGLRVALLEGQTLGWAASGRNGGFVEASLTHGEENGRSRWPNEIDVLDRLGMENLDAIEKTVGSLGLDCDFERTGSIAVALEPYQADELAAVPERPGHLYLDRQAMRAEVNSPTYLAGRWAKDSTALVHPAKLVNELARAAVDLGVDIYEHSKVLGAGPGRRGGPVTVRTERASLQADRVVLATNGFPSLLKRYRYHTVPVYDYALMTEPLTDAQLAEIGWGNRQGISDMSNQFHYYRLSKDNRILWGGYDAVYHYGGQIRPQYEDRDVTYRRLASHFFTTFPQLEDVAFTHRWAGMIDTSTRFCAFFGSACGDRVGYAAGFTGLGVAATRFAAEVMLDRFSGTPTARTELEMVRSMPLPFPPEPLASAGIQATRWSLDRADHHQGRRNVLLKALDSVGLGFDS; the protein is encoded by the coding sequence GTGCAAACTGTTTTCGAACGAACCATTCCCGCCAGCGGTCTCATCGAGCGTTCGCTGGCTACCACCGTCTTGCAGCCTTTCTGGCTCGATGATGCACCGGCTCAGCCCGGCCATCCGGTGTTGACGCGGGCATCGTCGCGGTACGACCTCGTGGTGGTCGGCGGCGGGTACACCGGTCTGTGGTCCGCCGTGTTGGCCAAGCAGCGTGACCCGGGCCTGCGGGTCGCTCTGCTCGAGGGGCAGACGCTCGGATGGGCCGCCTCGGGACGCAACGGCGGTTTCGTCGAAGCCTCACTCACTCACGGTGAGGAGAATGGACGCAGCCGATGGCCCAATGAGATTGACGTCCTCGACCGGCTGGGAATGGAGAACCTCGACGCCATCGAGAAGACTGTCGGCTCACTGGGTCTTGATTGTGATTTCGAGCGGACCGGCTCCATCGCCGTCGCGCTGGAGCCCTATCAGGCCGACGAGCTGGCCGCCGTCCCGGAGCGGCCGGGGCACCTGTACCTCGACCGGCAGGCCATGCGGGCGGAGGTCAATTCGCCCACCTATCTGGCCGGCAGGTGGGCGAAGGACAGTACCGCACTCGTGCATCCCGCCAAACTCGTCAACGAACTCGCCCGTGCCGCAGTTGATCTCGGGGTGGACATCTACGAACACAGCAAGGTGCTCGGCGCCGGGCCCGGCCGCCGCGGCGGGCCGGTGACCGTGCGCACCGAGCGCGCGTCCCTGCAGGCTGACCGAGTGGTACTGGCCACCAACGGGTTCCCGTCGTTGTTGAAGCGCTACCGGTACCACACGGTGCCGGTCTACGACTATGCGTTGATGACCGAACCGCTCACCGATGCCCAACTGGCCGAGATCGGCTGGGGTAACCGCCAGGGCATCAGTGACATGTCGAACCAGTTCCATTACTACCGGTTGTCCAAGGACAACCGCATCCTCTGGGGCGGGTATGACGCCGTCTACCACTACGGTGGCCAGATCCGGCCTCAGTACGAAGACCGCGATGTCACCTATCGGCGCCTTGCCAGTCATTTCTTCACGACGTTCCCGCAACTGGAAGACGTTGCGTTCACCCACCGTTGGGCGGGGATGATCGATACCTCGACGCGATTCTGCGCCTTCTTCGGGTCGGCGTGTGGGGACCGCGTCGGCTATGCCGCCGGGTTCACCGGGCTGGGTGTGGCGGCCACCCGTTTCGCCGCCGAGGTCATGCTCGACCGCTTCTCGGGCACACCGACGGCGCGGACCGAACTCGAGATGGTCAGGTCGATGCCGCTGCCGTTCCCGCCAGAGCCGTTGGCCTCGGCCGGAATTCAGGCGACCCGTTGGTCGCTCGACCGTGCCGACCATCACCAGGGACGTCGAAACGTCCTGCTGAAGGCACTTGACTCGGTCGGGCTGGGGTTCGATTCGTAG
- a CDS encoding TetR/AcrR family transcriptional regulator, producing MSRPLKSESPRRRRRQTKHGVVLSEQLIVEAALRVLQYHGATGLTVRRLGTALGADPTALYRYFRGIEDVVLAITDELLRRVVEGWEPTGRWRDDMRELGLRVHRVYVEHPQAGVLAASRVTGGPYEIQVIETALGLLRSAGFPEREAVEVYHAFIDQMLGFAALDAAFEALPAEHRERDDGKWRHTYAQLPAETHPNIAATSRLLDESMRRSGCESALDLLLDGIAARLNRDNPNQSSRHRDVDSRRR from the coding sequence ATGAGCCGACCATTGAAGTCCGAGTCGCCACGGCGACGCCGGCGGCAGACCAAACACGGCGTGGTCCTGTCCGAGCAACTCATTGTCGAGGCCGCACTGCGCGTGCTCCAGTACCACGGTGCCACTGGCCTGACGGTCCGCCGCCTCGGCACGGCCCTCGGCGCTGACCCGACCGCCCTGTACCGCTACTTTCGCGGCATCGAAGACGTGGTGCTCGCCATCACCGACGAACTCCTGCGGCGGGTGGTCGAGGGTTGGGAACCTACCGGGCGATGGCGGGACGACATGCGGGAACTCGGCCTGCGCGTGCACCGCGTCTATGTCGAGCACCCGCAGGCCGGGGTGCTGGCCGCGAGCCGGGTAACCGGAGGGCCGTACGAGATCCAGGTCATCGAAACGGCTCTGGGGCTGCTGCGGTCGGCCGGATTTCCTGAGCGCGAAGCCGTCGAGGTGTATCACGCCTTCATCGACCAGATGCTCGGCTTCGCCGCGCTGGATGCCGCCTTCGAAGCTCTGCCCGCCGAACATCGGGAACGCGACGACGGCAAGTGGCGCCACACGTACGCCCAATTGCCCGCCGAGACACACCCGAACATCGCCGCTACCAGCCGCCTGCTGGACGAGTCGATGCGGCGCAGTGGGTGTGAATCGGCCCTCGATCTCCTCCTCGACGGCATTGCCGCGCGACTGAATCGTGACAACCCGAATCAGTCCAGTCGTCACAGGGATGTGGACAGTCGGCGTCGTTGA
- a CDS encoding TetR/AcrR family transcriptional regulator yields MAGPDTPLPRALRLLWQQDSAPRRSRGLTREAIVKKAVELADTDGLAALSMARLAEQLGCGTMSLYRHVANKDELVTFMLAAGPGLPPPAPEGADWTGALTNWALELWNIYHRHPWILQAASAGLPADPSQLAWLDAGLATLSGTGLTEREKLAAVVAVLVFTRGSAALAIEARDVSDREYPGLLRRLVEPTRFPALAAALDSGAFDQTDEDPLTEFRSGLDQLIGGIATQAH; encoded by the coding sequence ATGGCCGGTCCCGATACCCCACTGCCCCGCGCCTTGCGCCTGCTCTGGCAGCAAGACTCGGCGCCCCGCCGGTCGCGTGGACTCACCCGGGAGGCGATCGTCAAGAAAGCCGTCGAACTCGCCGACACCGACGGACTCGCCGCCCTGTCGATGGCACGGCTGGCCGAGCAACTCGGGTGCGGCACCATGTCCCTGTACCGGCACGTGGCCAACAAGGACGAACTGGTGACGTTCATGCTCGCGGCCGGCCCCGGCCTGCCACCGCCTGCGCCCGAGGGCGCGGATTGGACTGGTGCACTGACAAATTGGGCACTGGAGCTTTGGAACATCTACCACCGCCATCCGTGGATCCTGCAGGCCGCGTCGGCCGGGCTGCCCGCGGATCCCAGTCAGCTCGCCTGGCTCGACGCCGGCCTGGCCACCCTGTCCGGCACCGGGCTGACCGAACGCGAGAAGCTCGCCGCCGTCGTCGCCGTGTTGGTTTTCACGCGAGGCTCGGCGGCGCTGGCCATCGAAGCCCGTGACGTGAGCGACCGCGAGTACCCCGGACTGCTACGCCGCCTGGTGGAGCCGACCCGGTTCCCAGCACTGGCGGCCGCCCTCGACTCCGGGGCATTCGATCAGACCGACGAAGACCCGTTGACCGAATTCCGTTCCGGCCTGGACCAACTGATCGGCGGCATCGCAACCCAGGCGCACTGA
- a CDS encoding DUF2306 domain-containing protein — protein MSYASRWSTRLVPALAVVVVVFLTYSLPPYLTGGTRVPPTFGLHYPLLVAHVLLASVAMTCAVAQIWPGLRRRHPVLHRRTGRGYVATAIPAAVCAMVIGAATPFGPILAVSNVTLGALWLWFTVDGFVAARRSRFGAHRRQMLRSATLALSIITNRIWAPVLYLGFEPLRDSAFGGNEEKYLWFVAGVGGWLGWTIPLLLLQTWLRRQSRAGSGPVLMATSVPR, from the coding sequence ATGTCATACGCATCCAGGTGGTCCACTCGGCTCGTCCCGGCCCTCGCGGTCGTCGTCGTGGTGTTTCTGACGTATTCGCTCCCGCCGTACCTGACCGGCGGCACCCGGGTGCCGCCCACCTTCGGGCTGCACTATCCGCTGCTGGTCGCGCACGTTCTGCTGGCGAGCGTGGCGATGACGTGTGCCGTCGCGCAGATCTGGCCGGGGCTGCGGCGTCGTCACCCGGTGCTGCACCGTCGTACCGGGCGCGGCTACGTCGCGACAGCGATCCCGGCGGCGGTCTGCGCGATGGTGATCGGGGCGGCGACGCCGTTCGGGCCGATCCTGGCGGTCAGCAATGTGACGCTCGGAGCGCTGTGGCTCTGGTTCACCGTCGACGGCTTCGTCGCGGCGCGGCGAAGCCGATTCGGTGCGCATCGACGCCAGATGTTGCGCAGTGCGACGCTGGCACTGTCGATCATCACCAACCGGATCTGGGCTCCCGTGTTGTACCTGGGATTCGAGCCATTGCGCGACAGTGCTTTTGGCGGCAACGAGGAAAAGTACCTGTGGTTCGTCGCGGGGGTGGGCGGATGGCTGGGCTGGACGATTCCCCTTCTGCTGCTGCAGACGTGGCTGCGGCGGCAGTCGCGTGCCGGTTCGGGACCGGTATTGATGGCAACGTCAGTTCCCCGGTAA
- a CDS encoding arylsulfatase, whose translation MPTEFNGKIELDVRDSESDWGPYAAPTAVENAPNVLYLVWDDTGIATWDCFGGLVDMPAMSRIAERGVRLSQFHTTALCSPTRASLLTGRNATTVGMATIEEFTDGFPNCNGRIPFETALLSEVLAENGYNTYCVGKWHLTPLEESNLAATKRHWPCSRGFERFYGFMGGETDQWYPDLVYDNHPVDPPATPEEGYHLSQDLADKTIEFIRDAKVIAPDKPWFTYLCPGAGHAPHHVFKEWADRYAGRFDMGYEAYRDIVLQNQKRLGIVPPDTELSPVNPYADVKGPNGELWPAQDTVRPWDTLSDDEKRLFARMAEVFAGFLSYTDAQLGRVLDFLEETGQLDNTIIVVISDNGASGEGGPNGSVNETKFFNGYIDTAEEGLRFLDRLGSPETYNHYPIGWAMAFNTPYKLFKRYASHEGGIADTAIISWPNGIGAHGAVRDNYVNVCDITPTVYDLLDITPPASVRGVPQKPLDGMSFKVALDNPDAPTGKETQFYTMLGTRGIWHKGWFANTVHAATPSGWSHFDADRWELFHIESDRSQCHDLADEQPDKLAELTALWFSEADKYDGLPLADLNILETMTRWRPYLAGERSSYTYYPNSAEVGLGAAAELRGQSFTVLADVTVDGDDTQGVLFKQGGAHGGHVLFIADRRLHYVYNFLGEHEQSLISPDPIPLGRHVFGVQYQRTGTVEGSHTPLGDTTLYVDDDAVAELAGMQTHPGMFALAGGGICIGRNTGSAVSQQYRAPFAFTGGTIGHVTVDLSGEPYQDLERRLAAAFAKD comes from the coding sequence ATGCCTACCGAGTTCAACGGCAAGATCGAATTGGATGTCCGGGATTCCGAATCGGACTGGGGGCCCTACGCGGCACCGACCGCGGTCGAGAATGCTCCGAATGTGCTGTACCTGGTGTGGGACGACACCGGCATCGCCACCTGGGACTGTTTCGGTGGCCTGGTGGACATGCCCGCGATGAGCCGGATCGCCGAACGCGGGGTACGGCTGTCGCAGTTCCACACCACGGCGCTGTGCTCGCCGACCCGCGCCTCACTGCTCACCGGTCGTAACGCCACCACGGTGGGGATGGCCACCATCGAGGAGTTCACCGACGGATTCCCCAACTGCAACGGGCGGATTCCGTTCGAGACCGCCCTGCTCTCGGAGGTGCTCGCCGAGAACGGTTACAACACCTACTGCGTGGGCAAGTGGCACCTGACCCCGTTGGAGGAGTCGAACCTCGCTGCCACCAAACGGCATTGGCCGTGTTCGCGTGGGTTCGAGCGGTTCTACGGATTCATGGGCGGCGAGACCGATCAGTGGTACCCGGACCTGGTGTACGACAACCATCCGGTCGATCCGCCGGCCACCCCCGAGGAGGGCTACCACCTTTCGCAGGACTTGGCCGACAAGACGATCGAGTTCATCCGGGACGCCAAGGTGATCGCCCCGGACAAACCCTGGTTCACCTATCTGTGCCCAGGTGCCGGTCACGCCCCGCACCACGTGTTCAAGGAGTGGGCCGACCGCTACGCGGGCCGGTTCGACATGGGCTATGAGGCCTACCGCGACATCGTGCTGCAGAACCAGAAGCGCCTGGGTATCGTGCCGCCCGATACCGAGCTGTCACCGGTCAACCCCTATGCGGATGTCAAGGGGCCCAACGGAGAACTGTGGCCCGCGCAGGACACCGTGCGGCCGTGGGACACCTTGAGCGACGATGAGAAGCGGCTGTTCGCCCGGATGGCCGAGGTGTTCGCCGGGTTCCTGTCCTACACCGACGCCCAGCTCGGCCGGGTGCTGGACTTCCTGGAAGAGACCGGCCAACTCGACAACACGATCATCGTGGTGATCTCCGACAACGGGGCCAGCGGCGAGGGCGGCCCGAACGGTTCGGTGAACGAGACCAAGTTCTTCAACGGCTACATCGACACCGCCGAGGAAGGGCTCAGGTTCCTCGACCGGCTGGGCTCGCCCGAGACCTACAACCACTACCCGATCGGTTGGGCGATGGCGTTCAACACGCCCTACAAGCTGTTCAAGCGCTACGCCTCGCATGAGGGCGGAATCGCCGACACTGCAATCATCTCCTGGCCCAACGGTATTGGCGCCCATGGTGCAGTACGCGACAATTACGTCAACGTCTGTGACATCACTCCGACCGTCTACGACCTGCTCGACATCACGCCGCCGGCGAGCGTGCGCGGCGTTCCGCAGAAGCCGCTGGACGGTATGAGTTTCAAAGTGGCGCTGGATAACCCGGATGCCCCCACGGGTAAGGAAACCCAGTTCTACACGATGCTCGGCACCCGCGGCATCTGGCACAAGGGCTGGTTCGCCAACACCGTGCACGCCGCCACCCCGTCGGGCTGGTCCCACTTCGACGCCGACCGCTGGGAGCTGTTCCACATCGAGTCGGATCGCAGTCAGTGCCATGATCTGGCCGACGAACAGCCGGACAAACTCGCCGAACTCACGGCGCTCTGGTTCAGTGAGGCCGACAAGTACGACGGGCTGCCCCTGGCCGATCTCAACATCCTCGAGACCATGACCCGCTGGCGGCCGTACCTGGCCGGTGAGCGGTCCAGCTATACCTACTATCCCAACAGCGCCGAAGTCGGTCTCGGCGCGGCCGCCGAACTACGCGGGCAGTCGTTCACCGTGCTCGCCGACGTCACGGTGGACGGGGACGACACCCAAGGTGTGTTGTTCAAGCAGGGCGGTGCACACGGCGGTCACGTCCTGTTCATCGCCGACCGAAGGCTGCACTACGTCTACAACTTCCTGGGCGAGCACGAGCAGTCGCTGATCTCACCCGATCCGATCCCGTTGGGGCGGCACGTCTTCGGTGTGCAATACCAGCGGACCGGCACCGTCGAGGGCAGCCATACCCCGCTCGGCGACACCACCTTGTACGTCGACGACGACGCGGTCGCCGAGCTGGCCGGGATGCAGACCCACCCCGGCATGTTCGCGCTCGCCGGAGGCGGAATCTGCATCGGCCGTAACACCGGATCGGCGGTGTCACAGCAATACCGGGCACCGTTCGCCTTCACCGGCGGCACCATCGGGCACGTCACCGTGGACCTGTCCGGCGAGCCGTATCAGGACCTCGAGCGCAGGCTCGCGGCCGCGTTCGCCAAGGACTGA
- a CDS encoding formylglycine-generating enzyme family protein, whose amino-acid sequence MATELIELPGGTFRMGSTEFYPEEAPVHTVTVGAFAIEQHPVTTAQFGAFVEATGYVTIAERPMDPALYPGVDEADLVPGALVFRPADGPVGLRDWRQWWDWAPGANWRRPFGPDLDPAAPDHPVVQVAYPDAAAYAAWAGRRLPTEAEWEYAARGGVEGVYAWGDELTPGGALMANTWQGRFPYRNDGALGWRGTSPVGSFPANAFGVADMIGNVWEWTTTRFFGPHRPDADAPACCPPRAGAARPATSEPAADPMVNQVLKGGSHLCAPEYCHRYRPAARSPQSQDSSTTHIGFRCVLS is encoded by the coding sequence GTGGCCACCGAACTCATCGAGCTTCCCGGCGGGACCTTCCGGATGGGTTCGACGGAGTTCTACCCCGAAGAGGCCCCGGTGCACACCGTGACCGTCGGCGCGTTCGCCATCGAGCAGCATCCGGTCACCACCGCCCAGTTCGGCGCATTCGTCGAGGCGACCGGCTACGTCACGATCGCCGAGCGGCCGATGGACCCCGCGCTGTATCCCGGCGTGGACGAGGCCGACCTGGTGCCCGGCGCCCTGGTGTTCAGGCCCGCCGACGGCCCCGTCGGCCTGCGGGACTGGCGCCAGTGGTGGGACTGGGCCCCCGGAGCCAACTGGCGCCGGCCCTTCGGCCCCGACCTCGACCCCGCCGCACCGGATCATCCCGTCGTGCAGGTCGCCTACCCGGACGCGGCGGCCTACGCGGCGTGGGCCGGACGGCGGCTGCCCACCGAAGCCGAGTGGGAGTACGCCGCGCGCGGGGGAGTCGAGGGCGTCTACGCCTGGGGCGACGAGCTCACCCCGGGCGGAGCGCTGATGGCCAACACCTGGCAGGGCCGGTTCCCGTATCGCAACGACGGTGCGCTGGGCTGGCGTGGTACCTCACCGGTCGGGAGCTTTCCGGCCAATGCGTTCGGCGTGGCCGACATGATCGGCAACGTGTGGGAGTGGACCACCACGCGGTTCTTCGGACCACATCGGCCGGACGCCGACGCGCCGGCGTGCTGCCCGCCGCGGGCCGGAGCCGCCCGGCCGGCGACTTCGGAACCAGCCGCCGATCCGATGGTGAACCAGGTGCTCAAGGGCGGTTCGCACCTGTGCGCGCCGGAGTACTGTCACCGCTACCGCCCGGCCGCGCGGTCGCCGCAGTCACAGGACAGCTCGACCACGCACATCGGGTTTCGCTGCGTGCTCAGCTGA
- the rplN gene encoding 50S ribosomal protein L14: MIQQESRLKVADNTGAKEILCIRVLGGSGRRYAGIGDVIVATVKDAIPGGNVKRGDVVKAVIVRTVKERRRADGSYIKFDENAAVIIKADNDPRGTRIFGPVGRELREKKFMKIVSLAPEVL; this comes from the coding sequence GTGATTCAGCAGGAATCGCGGTTGAAGGTCGCCGACAACACGGGTGCCAAGGAGATCTTGTGCATCCGCGTGCTTGGCGGCTCAGGGCGGCGTTACGCCGGCATCGGTGACGTCATCGTCGCGACCGTGAAAGACGCCATCCCCGGCGGCAACGTCAAGCGGGGCGACGTCGTCAAGGCAGTTATCGTGCGCACCGTCAAGGAGCGCCGCCGCGCCGACGGCAGCTACATCAAGTTCGACGAGAACGCGGCCGTCATCATCAAGGCCGACAACGACCCGCGCGGTACCCGCATCTTCGGGCCGGTCGGTCGCGAACTGCGCGAGAAGAAGTTCATGAAGATCGTCTCGCTGGCTCCGGAGGTTTTGTAA
- the rplX gene encoding 50S ribosomal protein L24, whose product MKVHKGDTVLVVSGKDKGAKGKVIEAFPTRDKILVEGVNRIKKHTAQSQNERGASSGGIVTQEAAIHVSNVMVVDSDGKPTRVGYRVDEETGKKVRIAKTNGKDI is encoded by the coding sequence ATGAAGGTCCACAAGGGCGACACCGTGCTGGTGGTCTCCGGTAAGGACAAGGGTGCCAAGGGCAAGGTCATCGAGGCCTTCCCGACCCGCGACAAGATTCTGGTCGAGGGTGTCAACCGGATCAAGAAGCACACCGCGCAGTCGCAGAACGAGCGCGGCGCATCGTCGGGGGGCATCGTCACCCAGGAAGCCGCCATCCACGTGTCCAACGTGATGGTGGTCGATTCCGACGGCAAGCCGACTCGTGTGGGTTACCGCGTCGATGAAGAGACCGGCAAGAAGGTCCGCATCGCCAAGACCAATGGCAAGGACATCTGA
- the rplE gene encoding 50S ribosomal protein L5 encodes MTAPEKVQPRLKQRYREEIRESLHKQFEFDNVMQIPGVVKVVVNMGVGDAARDAKLINGAVADLALITGQKPEIRKARKSIAQFKLREGMPIGARVTLRGDRMWEFLDRLISIALPRIRDFRGLNGKQFDGTGNYTFGLNEQSMFHEIDVDSIDRPRGMDITVVTSATNDDEGRALLKALGFPFKEN; translated from the coding sequence ATGACCGCACCAGAGAAGGTTCAGCCCCGCCTGAAGCAGCGCTACCGCGAAGAGATCCGCGAGTCGCTGCACAAGCAGTTCGAATTCGACAACGTCATGCAGATCCCGGGCGTGGTCAAGGTCGTCGTCAACATGGGTGTCGGCGACGCCGCCCGTGACGCCAAGCTGATCAACGGCGCGGTCGCCGACCTGGCCCTCATCACCGGCCAGAAGCCGGAGATCCGCAAGGCCCGCAAGTCCATCGCACAGTTCAAGCTGCGTGAGGGCATGCCCATCGGCGCACGCGTGACCCTGCGCGGCGACCGGATGTGGGAGTTCCTGGACCGGCTGATCTCCATCGCCCTGCCCCGTATCCGCGACTTCCGCGGCCTGAACGGCAAGCAGTTCGACGGCACCGGTAACTACACCTTCGGCCTCAACGAGCAGTCGATGTTCCACGAGATCGACGTGGATTCCATCGACCGCCCCCGCGGCATGGACATCACCGTCGTCACCTCGGCGACCAACGACGACGAAGGCCGTGCGCTGCTGAAGGCGCTGGGCTTCCCCTTCAAGGAGAACTGA
- a CDS encoding type Z 30S ribosomal protein S14 has translation MAKKALVHKANKKPKFAVRAYTRCNKCGRPHSVYRKFGLCRICLREMAHAGELPGVQKSSW, from the coding sequence ATGGCAAAGAAGGCGCTGGTCCACAAGGCCAACAAGAAGCCCAAGTTCGCGGTTCGCGCGTACACGCGGTGCAACAAGTGCGGTCGCCCGCACTCGGTCTACCGCAAGTTCGGGCTGTGCCGGATCTGCCTGCGCGAGATGGCGCACGCGGGTGAGCTGCCCGGCGTGCAGAAATCCAGCTGGTAA
- the rpsH gene encoding 30S ribosomal protein S8: protein MTMTDPIADFLTRLRNANSAYHDEVALPHSKIKANIAEILKKEGYISDYRTEDARVGKSLVVSLKYGPSRERSIAGLRRVSKPGLRVYAKSTNLPRVLGGLGVAIISTSSGLLTDRQAARSGVGGEVLAYVW from the coding sequence ATGACGATGACTGACCCGATCGCAGACTTTTTGACACGTCTGCGCAACGCCAATTCGGCGTACCACGATGAGGTGGCCCTGCCCCACTCGAAGATCAAGGCGAACATCGCCGAGATCCTCAAGAAAGAGGGCTACATCTCCGATTACCGCACCGAGGATGCCCGCGTCGGCAAGTCCCTGGTGGTGTCGCTCAAGTACGGCCCCAGCCGTGAGCGCAGCATCGCCGGCCTTCGCCGCGTGAGCAAGCCCGGTCTGCGGGTTTACGCAAAGTCCACCAATCTGCCTCGGGTGCTCGGCGGCCTGGGCGTGGCGATCATCTCCACGTCCTCGGGTCTGCTCACCGACCGTCAGGCGGCACGAAGCGGCGTGGGCGGCGAAGTCCTCGCCTACGTGTGGTGA